Part of the Vicugna pacos chromosome 3, VicPac4, whole genome shotgun sequence genome is shown below.
TGTTTATACAATGTTGTATTTTCTGCCTCCTTACTAGATCTCAAAGTGATCTGATCCTGTTGCTCTTCTCCTATCATTGCTTAATTTTGATGgttcatttatacatttattttagcaAAGAGGGCTATCTTTCCTAAAGTGTGTTCCACAGAGCGTTAGTTCCACAAGGTGTTAAATGgtattctaccaaaaaaaaaaaaaaaaaaaaaagaaagaaagaaatcagggcTCCATGGCCAAGGAAGTTTGAGGAATGCTGCATACCACCATCCTCATCTTAGCAATTCACGACAAACACGATGCACTAAGAAATCCTGCAAAAAAGCACCTTGTTTAACTTAGCATTCCTAGTAGCCTTTCCCCACTTTTTGTGGAAAGACTTTAAATATCTTTCTTACATTGCATATTTTGGAACATGCTTAGACAGGATACAAGATAAGGAACAAACTCATTTTTCTCCCAAGTATTTtgtctccttttctctccctacTTGTTTATGGGACTTtctttatcatattttaaatttctaaatattttcggGTCCATCTTAGAGCTGACTTTGAGCTTATTTATTTTGAGATAGGGCATCTGTCAGTATTTTTGAGGGAAGTCCATTTCAGTATGGAATAAACCATCATTAATAGCTGCAGCCATATCCAAGATCACTTAGGAATCAAATGTGAGCTTTCCAGCAATAAAATTGAGGCCAAGTGAGTCATCAATCATGGAGTCTATTGAAGAAATTTTTGCATTGGGTAAGAAGCCAGATTTTCAAGGATATTTCAGTGTTTTTCAGTAATTGGTTATATCACTAGCAATGAGCAAGGGCTATATTTGCCCACTCTTCTTTTCCAGGTAACAAGGGTGATGGTAAATAGCAACCTAAGGTTAGTCAAGACTCAGTTTTGAGTCAGATGCACCTAGAAACGTGTCCATACTTCCTTTCCTTTGTACTATTCTGGCTTCATGAGACAATTTAGGAAAATTGCATGTGAACTTCTTAAGGTTATAGAATTAATCACATTTCCTCTTGAGTTGCAATTTTTAATTGGTCTAATTCTCCTGGCTTGGAACTAGCAGTGACCGTAGgaatttctttttaacaattGTGAGGCtattatgttttttgtttgtttttgtttttttgcttaaaATGTCAGGTTGGTTTGCCCACACTTTAGATACTTAAATGATGCTAATGTCCCTTTCAATTCTATGACACAGTATATATGGAAATGTCCCACTTTTcctgagggaagaagaaagttaaGAAATAGCAAACCTGGACATAGTTTTATGTATAAAAGAATGTCTGGATGGAGAACCTTGACATATTACTTATGGTTGTAGATGGATGGTAAAACTTTACTCGATGTCTTCTCTTCTCTAGATCCACTCTGTagcctgtgctgggccctggagaATGACCAGTAGACTGTATCCATGGGCTTGCTCCCCTGCCTTCTGGTTTCTGGTTGGGTTCAGCTAATGGAGAGCCCCACTGAAttagagggaggaggtggggctgggatatTGATTCCCCTGGCTCCTTACTTCCAGGATTGGCTTGTGCTGGCTAAATCCCTCAACCGAAGGTCACAGCTCCTTACCTGGGGGGTTCTTCGCATAACTCTCTACTGGTTTCTGGTAACCACTACCTCCATTTGCTCCTTGAAGCCCAGGGTTACTCCTTCCAGCCCCATCACTATCCCTGGTGATTTCCCTTTACAATTCCTGACTATTGGGGTGATCACTGACCAGACAGTTCACTGTCAACATTACCTTCTAGGTGCTCACTTAAATGCTGGCTGCTGTCATTTACCACTCCACTAAATGGATGTGCACTTACATCTTGTTTTTCCCTTAGATCCAAGAGTTGAAGACTGGCTCTTCATGTCCTCGCCTCTGCCACACACCATCATCCTGGGACTCTATGTCTATTTTGTCACTTCTCTGGGACCAAAGCTCATGGAGAATCGAAAGCCCTTTGAACTCAAGAAAGTGATGATAACGTACAATTTTCTCATAGTACTCTTTTCTGTGTATATGTGTTATGAGGCAAGTGTCTTCAGTATTCCTCATGGGAGAATTCTGCCTGAGTCTTTGTGTTTAACTGTCATGATGTTTCTTGTTATGACTGCAAGGGTAACTCTCCAAGATTCAAGGGGTTTCAGAAACTTAGCTCACTAGAACCGATATTTGCCAAAAAATTGTGATGTATAGACCAAATATTTAGTATGGTCTACCTCATGGGTAGTGAGAAAAATTAACATGAAGTTTAGGGACTTGCACATAGTTTATCATAAAAGACAACTGAGTGAATCCATAAATGTTGGTTTTAAGGAAACTCAGTTGCAGAAATTAAGTAACTCACTCAAAGTAGTGTAGCTGGTAGGTGGAGGGCTAATGtttgaatccaggtctgtctgataCCAGAGCTCATCTGAGTTTGTAATGAGTTGTCATCATCATGGGAGGAACCTTTTGTTTCTGCTtgccctgataagctgtaagaAGTGgactgttttggtttggtttagcTGGGCTTTGGGGGGATAGGGAGCTTAGACTCATACAAAGCAGCAGGTGAGGGAAGCTGTCCCTTACTTGCCAGTAAGAGAGATGGAGCTCTTCCATGACCTAAAAGCAGACTCAAGAATTCTTTGTCTCCCACTCTGCTGATAACAGGTCTCAGCCACCCTCTCTTACCTGCTTTCCTGGGAGTCCTTGCTGCTTTTCCAGTGCTGGCCAGCTTCCTCATCCTCTGCTCCTTACTTTCCTCCTCTGCTGCACAGCCTGTGCTTCCTAACACCTGGGACTCAGGAGGGCCTAGCCTGACCTCTCTGGCTTCTCTCAACATTTCGGGCCTCTGCATGTGCATCCTTCCAACCTGATTCCTGCCACAGATCTACCTGATCGGATCACCTTAAATCTGCTCTGGCCTCATTTCTCACAGGCCTCTCTGAAGTCCGGACTTACCTTGCTGCCTTCtactttatttccaaaattaattCACAGGTCATCTTACTGTCCTTTCTGGAGCATAAGCAACTGAAAGAGAAGAAGTAATAGAGTAGAGATGAGGAGCAGCAAAAGTACACGCTTTTAGCAGGTTATCAGAGATAGAATATAACCTACTATAGGACAGTGCTAAGAAAAGGCCTGAAAGCCAGGAGACCAGGGACTAGTTAGTCCCAGTTATACTACTAACTACCTAATTTTGAGCTAGTCTCTTAACGTCACTAGGTCTCAGTTCTCTCATTTTAAAGAATCAAGATTGAACCAAGGTGTCTCTCAGGTCCCTTTATACTCTGTGTCTGATTGTGTCATTCAATGTAATGTCCCCAAATATATTTCTCAGGAGGGAATCCAATTATAACCAGTAAGTTTTGGTTCCTATTTTAGTAATTATaataaaagatttgaaaatatCTGAATCTGAGAGTTTCTATCTCCCATTAACCACTAATACTGGAGTTACTTATATACCAGTTTTGGGGGTTATTACctgtaaaatataaattattacttTTCCTTTGTGAAAGCCTGAAGTGGAGACACATACGTCAAAAGCTCTACAGACTTTTGGAATGTTCTTAAACTTAGTATCTGGAGAGCATGAAGTTCCACTTTCTGTTTAAGCAGAGACTTTTGACAGCTGAGCAGCTTGTCACCTCCAGGACACGTCAGAACACATGGTTTATTGGGTGGAACATGACTCCATTTGGTATACAGAGTGTATACCTCCACTAGGAACGTTGGGGCAAATACAGACAAGGCAAAAGGGAGTGCATCAGACTACCAGAACCCACTTGCCTTATTGTGTACTGATGGTTTGAAGGTGTTAGATACTTTGCACCCGTCAGACACTAATGAAGAGAGAGCAGTGAAGACCCCACAGAAGCCACCACATCACACAGCTTCTCCTGTTTAGCGCGGCCCTTGTTTGGGGGGTAGGGCAAAGTGGGGGATCGGTCATCCCAGGCTGAGTAAATGGACTTAGAGTGTTACTTGCATCAGTCAGAAGTGAGTCCAAGTGCAAGAGAATATGAAGACATTCACTGACACATCAGGATTTTGTAAAACAGAATTAACTACTTCTGTCCCACATTCCCTTGTTCCTTTCAGACAATTAATATACTTGTTTCTGTAAGATATTTTTCTCACCCAGGAGATGTGTCTTACACTTTCCTGAATCTTAATTTTCAAGATTTCATAGCTTACAAAGTTAACAGTGTGattaaattctattaaaaatCAAGTTAGGAGCTAATATCAAAAAAGGATAGTGTGTTTTTAAATACCGTAGTCTAAatggtttttctttctcccttgtttcttttcttttcaccatTAAAATCTCATTCTGATAATGCCTGACAAGCTTTTGCCTTTAGGAGTTAATTTATCGTGAAGTTGTCATTTCAGCTTTAATAGTAATTAAAAATTGAAACTTGAAATGTACTTCAGTGGcaggacatgatataattattatGCTGAAAGAGAAGACGTTCTAGGGAAGATGTTGGCGCCTGTGAAAATAGGATGGCAGAGAACTGGTCATATCGTCAGAACCCTAAATTAAGCCAACCATTTAAtatatacattaattttaaagtagagtcCTTAGCTTTACATTTTCAGATAGTATTTGAAAAGGAAACCTTCCCACTATCAAACTGAAAGAATGTCAATATACTCTTTGAATTACGGTTCAGACTTATCAATAATGGGCCTTTTCTTCTCACCACTAGTCTAAGGTCACTTTGTGGGTGTGTTGGAATTAAGGCTTGCCAGACTGCACTCTAGTGTTAATATTTTCATCTCTTACTTGTCATGGGAATCTAAAGGAAAACCAACATGTGAGTCTTGTGTTTGGTCAATCTTGATTTAAAAGCCATAGACAACCACTTCACATTCCATCTACTAGCCAAGACAGGAAAAACCCAGTTGTTGTGGTCATCAGAAGAGTACACTGAGAAAGTTGATTTGCCCATTTGTGTATTGACTAATTGCAACGATTGGAAATCATCAGAAAAGACTGAATTCAGACTCAGTCACCTCCTTCAGAGTACACAAACATAGGCACAGACACATATAGATATACACAAGGTAGATTACCTACCAGTATTTGCTGTTTAAACAAAACATCCCTAgtgtttttttctccattgtattagAATAGTCATTCCAAGAACCAGCCATTTTAGTCAGAACACAGTTTATATAAATATGACTTTACGATTCAGAAAATTCTTGATGCTTTGATATCAAGCGAGTTCCTGGTTTGTAACTGTTCTCACCCACCTTTCCTTCTGCACTGACTGCTGACTCAGCGGGTCATAATTTCCTTTGTTGTAGCTGTTGAGAAAATGCTTCCTTCTTTAACATGTGTGTGCTCTCTTGCAGTTTGTGATGTCTGGCTGGGGCACAGGTTATTCATTTCGATGTGAAATTGTTGACTATTCACGATCGCCTACAGCATTGAGGGTAGGTTTCTCTTTGGAAAAACTTGTATCTCAAAATCAATGTTAAACCTTTGGGGGCTCTATTTGTAAACACTGAATGTGAAATCAGAATGAGTAAATGACTCAATTATCAGGTTGTATATGTTAAGAAAAAAGCTAAAACATTATAAGAAAAAATCAAAGGTGTAtagttttctgtaaaatgaagactagtgcttttctttttgaatttcttGGATTTAAAAGTAAGTTTATATCTGGTTCCTCAGAAGATTAAAAACAGGACTACCGtgtgatccaggaattccactttTGGATATGTACTTAAAGAATTGAAAGCCGagactcaaagagatatttgtacacctatGTTGGTAGCATTCTTCACattagccaaaagatggaagcaacccatGTCCATTATtagacaaatgaataaataaactgtagaatatacatacaacagaatattattcagtcctaacaaggaaggaaattttgacacctgctacaacatgatgaaccttgaggacattatgctaagtgaaataatctaGGCACAAAGGGacaaacaaatactgtatgattctgttGTATGAGGTCCATAGAGTAGTCACATCAAGAGAACAGGAAGTAAAATGGTAGTTGTCAGGGGCTGGATTCCCAGATGGGGActtatttaatgggtacagagtgtCAGTCCTGTAAGCGGAAAAGAGTTCTCTGGatgggatggtggtgatggttgcacaagaaTGTGAATGTACTTTATGCCACCAAATTGTctgcttaaaaatggttatgatggcaaattttatgtaatgtgaattttgccaaaattagaaaaaataaagttttcttctatgttaaaaaaaataaaattcatatctCTGTGTGTTTCTGCAGATGGTACGCACCTGCTGGCTTTATTACGTCTCCAAATTTTTTGAGCTATTAGATACTGTGAGTATGTAGTCACCATATTTGATAAATGTTTGATGTTTCAATGAAAGCAATAAACTGTGAGTGTTCAGTTGTCTGGTAACTTTGGTTATCTCTCTTTCTCAGGCAGACCTACTattatcttttactttttattatcagCAATTTTAGAGAATAGATAGGATGAAGTTATTTTTCAGTCTCTTGCAAAcgccaaaatattttcttatgtatCTACACATCTGGCTAAGATAAGAATGTAACTGTCACATACACTACAAAACTGTGCATCTTTATAAAGACTGATGACAGTTGTTTTGTGAAGTTCAGGAAGCAAGAAGCAGGGAATACCTTTCGTTCTCTGTATCAAAGTACTGTGTCATTCATACtcctttaaaagaataaatgcttCAAGATTCATAAACTTACACTAGAATATTAAGTTACCCTTGGGTAACTTATCAGTAATTTTGGTAATATCAAAACTGTTTCCAGCTGCTTTTCTGAAGTCCATGCTTCCTGGGTCTTCTTCCTTCCTGTGCATCAACTCTGACTTTGAGTGACGGGGCCCTGGGAGAAGCAAGTGCCACAAATTAGGATCCAGGATGAGAGGAGAAAGCTCTGCAATTTGTttccagaaacaaaggaaagttgGATATCCGTTGTATCTTTGTGGCATGTGGATCTTAGTTGTCTGGAATCAGTTCTGGATGTAAGACTGATAAGTGTGTTCTCTCTTCAGAATATATACAACTACATTTCTTGTAGCAAATCTCAACATGCTTTACCTTCTCAGCTGGCTGCACAAAATGTTAGAATTAGAAAGGAGAATTTAGTGAGTATAGAATCCCAAGGTTCCCAAACTTTAGCATTCATTAGAATCACCAGGAGAACTTGTTAAAAACACATGTGCCTGCACCCCACCctcagaatttctgattcagtaggtctcgGGTGGGgctcaagaatttgcatttctgtcaAGTTCTCAAATGATGTAATTGCTGTTGACTTTAAGAGCCCCTGCTGTGGTCCAGTGGTTTTCAATCCTGTGGTGCTGTAGACTTAATAGcattagaaaacaaaaacctGCGTCCCACCCACAGAGATTTGGAGTCAGAAAGTCTAGACTTAGAGATCATGCGTGGCTATTTAAAAAACCAACCAGAGCTGGTGGGTATgtatgctcagtggtagagtgcaggaggtcctgggttcaatccccagtccctccattaaaagctaacaaacaaacaaacaaaaaaccttctcAGACATTGTAATATGCAgacagggttgagaaccactgatctagctCAGAGCActcaatctggaaaaaaaaaaaaatggaagccaGAAAGTTACAAGACTCACCCAGAGGAATGCCACTACTGACTGGGACTGGGACCCCAAATTGCTGGTTTATGGCTTTTTCTGTTGCACCACGTTGCCTTCCTCCATGTGCATAAGCAAATGCATTTTGGCTTCATGGTTTCTGCTTTGCATGTTCTCAGTGCCAGGTTCTGTAAGGAAACTGTTGCTGCCTCTATGTCCTCTGAACCATGTTTCTCAGATACTCTTATGAATACTTTTGTTTCTGCTACTCTGTTTAGTCCCCTATTTAGAAGTCTAACTCATAACTGATCTTCTgagttttgaatatttttgaacACTTAATTCTGCTTTTGAAtgttttttgggaaaaaaaaaattccccccccccccacagcctTCCTATCCTACATCTTTGTTTGTTCATAGAGTTTCTGTAAACCACTGGGTTTCAACCTAGTTGGTGCTTTGGTTGCCCTTCTCATTTTTCCTAAGcagctttgctttcttttccatcCTGTTTCCCCTATTAACTCTTCAAGTAtgtccttcttcatctttctttagTAATAATTGTCTAACTTTTGACTTGCTTCAAGTTCTCTTTCAGTTTGCTTGATCCCTTATCTGAATTAGCAGGATATGTGAAGGAGCAACATAGAATTCCAGTCCTAGGACTTAAACATCTCTGCTTTCCCATATATGTCAAaattcacagaattttttttaccaGTAAcattttttcaataatttttggtCATACTCTTCACTTTGTACCTTTGATTTTAAGTCTACACATAATATTTTTTCACCCGTTGTTTGGTTCTTCCTTGACTAAGCATCATACCTAAGTTCTCTCCTACTAATTCGCTTTTGAGCTGCCCCTTAAAGAATCAGCAGCTTCTGTAAGCCTTCTATAAGCCAATTCTTTCAAAGCACATTACAACATGAAATAGTTTTCACTTTGTAACACTAGATAAATTATTGCATGGTTTATATGAActtgattttctttaaattatttcagaTCTTTTTTGTTCTACGTAAGAAAAATAGTCAAGTGACTTTCCTGCATGTCTTCCATCATACCATCATGCCATGGACCTGGTGGTTTGGAGTCAAATTTGCTGCAGGTAGCCAAGGGAGAGTTGGGATCATGTGTTATAAATGATAATATTTCTGTATGCTGTAAGCATAAATTCTGTTCTTAACTGTGATTTAAAAGAATCTCAAAACGTCAAAGAATTACTTTAATCAAACTTCTGACTTTCATTAATTATCTGAGACATAAACATAGGACTCCAAACTAGA
Proteins encoded:
- the ELOVL7 gene encoding very long chain fatty acid elongase 7 gives rise to the protein MAFSDFTSRTVRLYDNWIKDADPRVEDWLFMSSPLPHTIILGLYVYFVTSLGPKLMENRKPFELKKVMITYNFLIVLFSVYMCYEFVMSGWGTGYSFRCEIVDYSRSPTALRMVRTCWLYYVSKFFELLDTIFFVLRKKNSQVTFLHVFHHTIMPWTWWFGVKFAAGGLGTFHAFLNTAVHVVMYSYYGLCALGPAYQKYLWWKKYLTSLQLVQFVIVTIHIGQFFFMEDCNYQFPVFLYVIMSYGCIFLLLFLHFWYRAYTKGQRLPKTVKNGICKNKDH